Part of the Triticum urartu cultivar G1812 chromosome 2, Tu2.1, whole genome shotgun sequence genome, TGGCCCTATAAATAGAAGAGACCTTCGCACGCGTAAGGGACTTCCTTTCGAACCATTgtaaacatacacacgtacatcaACAAAGAGCAAGAGTAGGATGTTACACCATCACGGTGGCCTGGACTTAGGTAAACTTCGGTGTCTCCCTTTCCCTCTCCTTCATCTCCGGCGACGATGACCTGGGCGAGAAGACGTGTTCAGTCCCTAGCCGAACTCACAAAGGGTTGTCGTACACAACCCAATGTATGGTTCCTTGACACTGGCATTTGGCGCGCCATGTAGGGGGCTGAGGTGTCTCGTGCCATCGATCCACGTAGCCCTCGTCACCATTTCCCCAAGAGTCGTAGGACCGACATGGCCTCAAGAACTTCCAAGGCGTCCTTTTCCCGGGTAAACAATAGGGACGTGCGCTTCAAGGGACAACGCCAACACCAAGAGGCTTAGGAAGCCTAGAACGCTGCCCGACAAATACCTCCGCCTCGGCCTCCGCCCCCTATTCCTCCGCTCGAAGGGGACCCCGCTTCCTAGTGGGACTGGGAGTTGGGCGCAACAGACGTCGGAGTTGGTGGGGCAAGCATCGGGGCCGCCTTGGCGGACCCCCATTGGGCCCTAGTTTCGCCTTGACGAGAGGGCCGAACCCACGCACTTTCTACAGCCCGCCGCCGCGCTCTTCGCGGCACGAGAGCTTCAGCGGTATCTACCGCCAGAGACTGAGTTCGGCCCATGGTTGGCGCGGATTATGTATCTGCTTGGAATCGCTGGGCAGGTGCAGGTGCGATCACAGACCCCTTCGAGGTGGCCCGAGCGTTCGCGTCGGCCGGGCCACACTCTGCTGCCTTTGCGCTCGCAGGAAGATGAGCGGCACCTGGACCGCGAGCGCCATGATGAGGAGGTGCACTACTCTGAGGCATCCTCCCCGGACCAAGGAAGTGCCTGCCGCCCGGCGGAAGATGCCCGTGTCACCATCGAGTGCCGACGCAAGCGACAAACCCGATTCGCCCGGGAAATCGCGGAGGCAGGACGCACAGCCCGGGAAGTTTCAGGTGGTGGGACCGCGATCGTCAGTGCGGGATGCAAGGCATTTACTCCCGGGTAAACCCGGGCAAACGTCGGGCCGGGCTTGTAAAAGCCCAACCTTCATTTCtcaggcccgagcccggcccgaaGCCCAAAATACTCCCTATTTTCAAGCCCGAGCCCGGCCTGAAATCAAGCCCGAAGCCCGAAAGCCCGGCCTGAATGCTATTTTTTAATACGCGCACGTGCAAGCCCGGCCCAAAATACAGAAAAATTGAAGCCCGAGCCTGACCCAAACTATCTTTCGGGCTGCAAAACAAAGCCCAAGCCTGATCTGAATGTCAAGCCCGGCCCGGCCTGGGTTTTTTCGGGCCAGGCTCGGGCCGGGTCGTCGGGTCGGGCTGCCCATGCCCAGGTTTACTCCCGGGCTACAGGAGGTGGTCTGGTCTCCACATTTCAAGCCGGACTTTCCGCCGATATACGACGGCACGACCAACCCCGTCGAGTTCTTACATCTCTACACCACAGGGCGCATGGTCAAGCTGACGTCACGGTGAATTGGTTCCCGATGGCGCACAAGGGCTCGGCGCAATCATGGCTAATGAACCTTCCCTCGAGCTCTATTGCGTCATCGGATGAAGTGCGTGAACAATTCATCGCCAACTTCAAAGGAACCTTTGACCGGTCAGGGGCTATCGCTAACCTAAGCGTCGTCCGGTAAAAGGAGGAGGAGACGTTGCACAAGTTTATCTAGCGTTTCGGCCAGGTTCAGGAAAGCATCCCCCGCATCAACGATGCTGAGGTGGTCGCCGCTTTCCGCGACGTGGTAGAGGACCCTTGGATGCGCAAGAAAATGGTGGTCCATGACGTACGACCGTGGAACTCTTCAAGCTGGCTGACAAATGCGCTCGGGCGGCGGAGGCCCGGGACCAGCCCCTCCCGCGACAAGAAGAGCCTGAAGTGCAAGCCTCCGGCGGTCCTCGCGGCAGAGCCTGAGTGGAAGCAGAAAAAGAAGGAGGACATGTCCTCTGACGGCACGGACGGCAGGCCTTACTGCGCACATGCACGAGATGGCCGACTGCCGTGAAGTCAAACAGCTGGGGAAGGACCGCCAGAAGGAGTGGCGCGAAAAGAGATGCGGCGAAGACAAGAAGGAAGGTGGCCGCGGGGATGGACGTGCTAGCAACCGGGCCGGCAGACGCCCCTCGCGACGACGACAAAGCAAACGATGTGGGCGCCGAAGACGGCCTCGACTCCAACAAGGAGGGAGGCGGAGAGTTTCAAGAGCCAAGGGTTGTAGCGTGCATCCATGGGGGTGCAAACCCCGCACTCAAATCGACACTTCAAGCAGCTCATCCGGGAAGTCAGTGCGGCTCTTCTCGGGGGAGGAGCCCCTAAGCCCGTGAGATGGTCCAAAGTCGCATTGGTGTTCGACGTTGGTGACCACCCGACCAGCGCGAAAGCCATGGGGGTCATCCCGGTCGTGGTCTCCCCCACCATTCACAACATCAAAGTCACCAAGACGCTCATTGACGAGGGAGCAGGCCGGGTTGAACGTCGTCTCCCCCGAGGTGTTCGACCAGATGTCATTCACTTTTTATGGTAATACTTAGGAACTAAGTTGGGTCACATAAAACTCATCCATGTATATCATAGCATAATGcaaatatatatatacacacacataggTATATGATGGAGCTGTTCAAAAGAAACAAAATTTGGAAGACAAGAATGAAAAATCTTGAGAACAGATattaataataataaaaaatataAATGAAGTCCCAGTTGAATCAATCGATTGTGTAGGAGTGGTAGACCGGCCGGCCAACCATTGTTCCTTGGTGCGTGCCACGATCAGACGACAGCTAGATCATCAGTACTGCGGCAGGCTGCACTCGGGGCCGGGCTTCTTGTTGTCCTTGTAGTCGACGCAGTAGTCGTAGATCCTGTTGTACTTCTGCTTCTCGAGCATCTTGGTCCGCTGCTGGTCGCTGAGGCCAGCACAGTTCTGCTGCTGGCCTCCATGGCCGAAGGCCCCCTCGCAGCCGTAGACGCAGGAGTCGCTTCCGTCGCAGGGGCAGACGTCGAGGACCATGTCGCGGTAGCTGGCGACGAAGGGCGCCTTGGACCAGTCGGCCTTGACGCGGCCGCCCTGCGTGCACCAGTCCTCCGCCGACCAGATGCTGGAGTAGCCGAACATGGGCCGCTTGATCGGGTACGCGATGCCCTTGTCCCGGTAGTTGCGGAACACCCTGATCGGGACGTCGTCGACGTACCAGACGATCATGCAGGGCGTCCAGGAGATGGTGTAGGCATGGAAGTCGGCGGTGGGGTCGAACCAGGGCACGAACTGCATCTCCTTCTTGCCCACGCCGTCGGCGAACACGTTGGTGTGCAGCGTGTAGGGCTTCCCCGTCTCGTTCCCCAGGAACTCGAAGTCGATCTCGTCGTGGTCCTTCCCCACCGACGATGTCTGGATTGGCAATCAATCGTTGCACATACACTGAGCATTGCAGTACAAACTCATTGGTAAGTATATATAGGTAATTAAGGACGATAGGATAGGATAGATACGTACGTAGTATGTGGTGACGGTGCCGGCGGAGTTCCCCGGGACGAGCTTGATGCGGGTGGAGACGCTGCCGTAGATGAACTGCTGCTTCGTCTGCAGCAAGCAGCCGGAGGTGTTGCTCTTCAGGGACATGGTGAGGCCGTGGCCGTCGTCGGAGAAGGCCGCGTTCTCGGCGTTCCACTTGATGTCGCAGTTGTCCCGGAAACTGGCGCCGGCGAGGCCAATGGTGGCCGCCGCCGCGACCGCGACCAGGAGGACCGCCCTTGAGCTGATATCCATCTTCATTTCTCCCTCCGGCTTGATGAGAATGCAGAGGGGTGACAGGGGCTTATATAACCAGCTAGCTCCTCTTGTTTCCCGTCAAAGGGGAGTTTTTGGTGCGCACGTTGTAGTACGTACGTAGCTGTGCTGGGTTACTTAGCGTCATGTCTTGTTATTCTCTCTTCAGGTTGCCAGCTTGTTCAATTATCATACAGTATTTGATTGCTTGCCTGTATATGGAACGCGCCTTTGCCATGGTTAGTGCTCCGCACAACGGTGTTCCGTACCTCCGCTTGGCACCCGTCGGTGAAACGTCAGCCAAGGTGGGGAACCAAGGTGGTGGTGCGGCCCCTTGGCGGCAAGACAGCGTGGTGGCGCTGGTGTTGAGATCTACGGTATGGTGCGttgactgcaaattaaaatttcctacgcgcagaacaatcaagaacatgctacgggggatggatcacagttcgttaccactagacgcgcagtgtcGTGCAGCAGAAGAAAAGTTGGGGCAGTGCGTCCGCGTGCATCGTCTCCTCCACGTCCGATCTTCCTCGTACAGCCGGTGGTCGGTTCCCACGTATaggttcgccggagcggcgcaagtgcaccgcctctaacggtatccgcgcgtgcaggaggaacgtcgtgcggcggactgctaggtccgatcacacaaccggcggcgagtggtggtgtctattcgcaacacatgcaaaccctagtgacagcgccgaagcgatcagctgcgtgagtgtgcggcaccttcactatatatatatatatatatatatatatatatatatatatgcgtccgtcgcgggctcaacacttgggcctcgcacggaccctaaagcccataagtctactcggccataATCCGAATACAGtccggatcacatccgaccagtgtccttggatccgacctcgtaggttccttcccttaatcGCGCGACCCCTTAGAttcaagtcggcttggtcgcagtttggatcacctccgaactgcacagttggtagcggcctctagcaaagcatgccgaacaccaagcagactatgaagctggttagcgaacctgtacatcacacttccattgcttttgccacacgatatatgttgtcgagctcaaggcgagtctgtcatccttgtgctagcccgacctctttttcgttccagtgatgccgaccacaaaccggattatgtcatcatccttgtcgcatggccatgcttatcctggttgGATCACatgaggggcccagagtatatctctcctgatcggaggggcaaatcccatcttactcgaccacgtctcgcagcatggttcaggacaaacccgaaacctacctttataactacccagttacggagtagcgtttggtcggcccaaagcaagtatgtcaccatcccgagtacatgcgccagctcaagtcttaggacatagaacatatgttgtactagagactcacatatgacatatcgctgcgtctcatagttgggtctgtccgactcggaccttatctcgactcggatctgactacgtcgaatccgaccagatccttccaagtccatattatccggttagtaTCCAATGCTCCATgactagtgagaccaagccatcaaccgtgtcatatgctagtctagttagctgcgcgtccacacagccctttcgactaggaaccttttaggacagtcatcatacaatgcatagtctcacaaacaagtcacgtacttgctgatacacatcattgataatgtccaaggactatctttattcataaacacataggaaatatcatcatacatgattgcctctagggcatatctccaacagctGGTTGGCCGATGGCGCGCCCCCGGCCCAGACCGGGGCCCGCGGGCCCCATATGGGTCCTAGCGGGCTGGCCTCCGGCGTGGCTTCGCCGTTGTCTGTGTggtgaggaggaggagcagcTCGGACGGGGGGCAGCGACACCGACGGCGTGCCAGCTGCGGCGCGGAGGCGGGAGCTATCCGGGCCTCTGAGGGCTCGGCCGGGCCTGTGGGGCCACGGGCCCGGTAGGCTCCTGCTTTGGTGTCCGGTCGGCTACCGTCGTGGACGGTGGAGGTGGGGCCCTCCGGTATGCTGACGGTGCTGCTGCCCTAGTCCCGGCTCCCCTTCTTCGTTGTGCAGACCATCTTCGCGGTGCCATGGTGAGACAGCTTGGGAAGCTTCGTGTCCGTGTTGGCGCAGGGTGGTGGTCGGCTTGGTGGCGAGCTCCGGAGTGCCTGAGGTGGAGGAAGGGATCAGGACAAATCCCTATTGGCTTGGCCGACACCGACGCGGCGGCGCCTGAGGGTACCACCGGACCTTTCTGGAGGGCGTCGGGGCTACCCTTCCTCTCTCCTCACCGCGTACCGGGGGAAACCCCTGGCAGCAGCGTCGCCATCGTCGCgtcccttcttggaggtgttgattGGTACCGGCGCTTCGGAGTCTCGGAGCTTGGGGGACGATTTTCGGTGGACGCAGCGGTCGCGAGGTTTCATCGTTTTTGTTGATCCGCCGTTATCAGCATTTGTTTCCTTTCgtttttctatttcttttcttttgggCGTGATTGTGTTACTTCCGCCCTAGCATCTATCGTTGGTTGTATCGGATGGTTGCTTTGTAATACAAAGCAAGGGAAAGCCCTTTTTCTTAACAAGGTGGTGCCGCGTGGCGTGTGTTTGCTTCTTCAGCCCCAAGCTGTAACGAACCAAGGCGTTCTGAACCAAaaaaaaaaaatcatcaattGAATTCTGAATCCTGAACTGTATTCTGCTCCCTCTTCTCTCTGAGTCCTCTCTTCGCCTCCGGCCACGTACGGCCTTGTATCAACAACTCACGTCTCAGCGACATGGCACTGCACCTGGTATCACATTTGGGTCTCATCCGCGGCGCTGGGGTGTAGAATTCCTTCTGAAAGTTACGCCCTTTGCTTTCCACCAGATCACCCTTGAACACTGTAATTTCAGACACCGGTTGCTCGACTTTGAGCGGAATCCGCGGCGATGACTGAAGTTACAAAGAACACATTATGAATCTGCCAAAAAGAAAGAACAGAGTTTCTTACGAGCATGCATGTCtcaggaaaagaaaaaagaagagacaTGGACGAAATGCTATGTTCTGCTTTCACTTCCAAATATCTGGGTGCTCCCATTCTACTATACTTTAGCAAGTTGAGGAGAGAAGGGTTTCATTAATGAAATCAGAGGGAACCCCTCTTTTGATAAAaaaaatttgaggagagaagactTGCAACCTGTGGTTGACAAGACATGTACCACAATGTAATGTTTCATGTTCagggagaaaagaaaaggaacaCGGATGAAATGCTCTGTTTAGACCGAATGAAAAGAGAGGTTAAACGGAGCAGCGATCCTTCCAAAAGTGGCATGGCCGGTCAAGACATTTTGCATAACATTTTTCATGAGGAACTCCGTGTCTTCCAAATCGCTATATTTTGCATTAGGAACTATGTTGAAGAAACATTTTTCAAAGGAAAGAAACATGGATGGGAGAAATGCCTTTGGAAGAGAAAACAGAGGATGCAACACAGCCCTTCCTTGCAAATCATGTACTCCAATTAACTAACGCAGCATCAAACTCCGATGAGCAAGCACACCAAGCACACCCGCAACAATTAACAGTTGGAGTAGATCATTTTGATTTGGTATATACGGTTCTTGAGCATACACAAACCGAAAACCTGGCAACTACATGTTCTACATCACAAATTCCCCTCACACGGAAACATTGTTTATTCAACTGCATCATAACAGTGCATATGGAAATTTTAaagtccaagaagaagaaaaataagtaTCTTGATGGATAAAATGGACGCAGTCCAGTATTACGCGTTCTGAGCTCCATGAGATTTCCAGAGCTTGGTCCATTCCTCCATGGCATCGGCAGCTTTGGCGAAGATTGCATTCTTTGGCGCCAGCTTCTGCCTCACAACGCCAGCTAGCTCCTTAATGCAGTCATCGACAGTAACTGCGGTCCTCGAGAGCTTGAGCGACTCGAAGAAGGGAAGGACATCGTCCATCACTTTCACCCCTTCCCACTCTTTGAGGCTCTCCAAGGCCTTGCCTGCCTCTGCATCACTTCTCATCACGTAAGGCAGTCCAGTCTTCACGCCGTAGCCCAAGCTGTCGCAGACCACCTTAGCACACAGGCCATTCCATATGTCTTCAAGGGTGTCCCATCTGTGCTTCCCTTCCTTGCGGATCCGCAGGCCAGGGAACATCACAGGCCCCAGAACCTCACGGTTGAATGCAACATTTATCCCGCTGGCAGGGAACATCGCACCGAGCGGAACTGTCATCACAGCATCCACATAGTTCGTGTTGCGCTGGTTCCGCTTCACCACATGCGTCATTGGGTCGTAGTCCGCATTGTGCAGCCAGAGCCCACATGAGAGCATGCATTCAACCCCCTCACGCAGGCTGAATGGGTATCCACGGACAAAGTCAGCACCCTTGCGGTATGGGTCATACAGtgtgttgaagaagaaaggagtAGCTGGTGTCTTCAAATTGATCATGTGCTGTGTAACAGCATCAACAGTCATCCCGGCAGGGTCCTTTGCTGGGAGGCAGTTGTCATCAATCGAGATGACATACTTCTTGCGTGAAACAAGGTATCCAAAGTAACGGCATGAGTGGCCAGAGAAGTTGATGGATGTGGCACCAAGCAGTCCATCAATGTCAGACTTTGTGTAAACCTTCACATTAAAACCTGAAGGGATCTGAAGATCTGCTGTCAACTCTGGGTCTTTGACAACAATGATGTCAAACCGGGAGAAAAATGGCTGCCACGCCTGAAAGAAAGAGGTCAGGTTGGGCTGGAGTGCTGCAATCACAATGTCAACCTCGCTATCATGAACTTCCAAAGACATCTTCACAGCTAATCAGCCTGATCTAAGCAGCAGCAGTACTAGAACTTCTCAGAGCACCctacaaacaaacaaacaagagGATATTAAGTCAAATAAGCCAGCATCCTTATGACATAACATTAACATTCGAACCGGCAGAGGATAAACAGATAAGTGGCATACTCGTG contains:
- the LOC125534243 gene encoding probable xyloglucan endotransglucosylase/hydrolase protein 12, with the protein product MKMDISSRAVLLVAVAAAATIGLAGASFRDNCDIKWNAENAAFSDDGHGLTMSLKSNTSGCLLQTKQQFIYGSVSTRIKLVPGNSAGTVTTYYTSSVGKDHDEIDFEFLGNETGKPYTLHTNVFADGVGKKEMQFVPWFDPTADFHAYTISWTPCMIVWYVDDVPIRVFRNYRDKGIAYPIKRPMFGYSSIWSAEDWCTQGGRVKADWSKAPFVASYRDMVLDVCPCDGSDSCVYGCEGAFGHGGQQQNCAGLSDQQRTKMLEKQKYNRIYDYCVDYKDNKKPGPECSLPQY
- the LOC125539941 gene encoding probable inactive UDP-arabinopyranose mutase 2 isoform X2; this encodes MRPAPTLLALTLDAALLRIATLPDLSRLPDHILVDLFRRTLSAGKLTERVLKLFLATDCEEIILLVQLLNIKQPLLPVLPTSMPLIFHDSEVDIVIAALQPNLTSFFQAWQPFFSRFDIIVVKDPELTADLQIPSGFNVKVYTKSDIDGLLGATSINFSGHSCRYFGYLVSRKKYVISIDDNCLPAKDPAGMTVDAVTQHMINLKTPATPFFFNTLYDPYRKGADFVRGYPFSLREGVECMLSCGLWLHNADYDPMTHVVKRNQRNTNYVDAVMTVPLGAMFPASGINVAFNREVLGPVMFPGLRIRKEGKHRWDTLEDIWNGLCAKVVCDSLGYGVKTGLPYVMRSDAEAGKALESLKEWEGVKVMDDVLPFFESLKLSRTAVTVDDCIKELAGVVRQKLAPKNAIFAKAADAMEEWTKLWKSHGAQNA
- the LOC125539941 gene encoding probable inactive UDP-arabinopyranose mutase 2 isoform X1; translation: MSLEVHDSEVDIVIAALQPNLTSFFQAWQPFFSRFDIIVVKDPELTADLQIPSGFNVKVYTKSDIDGLLGATSINFSGHSCRYFGYLVSRKKYVISIDDNCLPAKDPAGMTVDAVTQHMINLKTPATPFFFNTLYDPYRKGADFVRGYPFSLREGVECMLSCGLWLHNADYDPMTHVVKRNQRNTNYVDAVMTVPLGAMFPASGINVAFNREVLGPVMFPGLRIRKEGKHRWDTLEDIWNGLCAKVVCDSLGYGVKTGLPYVMRSDAEAGKALESLKEWEGVKVMDDVLPFFESLKLSRTAVTVDDCIKELAGVVRQKLAPKNAIFAKAADAMEEWTKLWKSHGAQNA